The following proteins come from a genomic window of Chryseobacterium glaciei:
- a CDS encoding type B 50S ribosomal protein L31, translating into MKNGIHPENYRLVVFKDMSNDEVFLCKSTAETKDTIEYEGQEYPLLKMEISSTSHPFYTGKVKLVDTAGRVDKFMNKYKKFSK; encoded by the coding sequence ATGAAAAACGGAATTCACCCAGAAAATTATAGACTTGTTGTTTTCAAAGATATGAGTAACGACGAGGTGTTTCTTTGCAAATCTACTGCAGAGACTAAAGATACTATCGAGTATGAAGGACAAGAGTATCCTTTACTTAAAATGGAAATCTCTTCTACTTCTCACCCTTTCTACACAGGAAAAGTGAAGTTGGTTGATACTGCAGGTAGAGTAGACAAGTTCATGAACAAGTACAAAAAATTCTCTAAGTAA
- a CDS encoding GlmU family protein gives MQLVFSDAQYWEDFLPLTFTRPVAEMRCGILTFSERWQKILENTEISYFTENYLQQKFKNPEEKESLFLVTNFLPTENVIQQIKDLKQGEALVYEDELVAAKINMKDFSLHQIEKMTDIKEELIFFKKPTDLFTYNHQAIDFDFELLTKDRTSQELSSTNGFLGDKKDLFIEEGAQVEFSTINTKTGKIYIGKNAEVMEGCNLRGPISLGEGSKFHLGSKIYGATTIGPQCKVGGEVNNIIIFGHSSKGHDGFIGNSVIGEWCNFGADTNSSNLKNNYGHVKLWNYRTKAFEDTGLQFAGLIMGDHSKTAINTQLNTGTVVGVASNIFKEGFPPNLIENFSWGGFKGDEKFKLDKAYEVAEKAMARRKVALTDDDKAILKYVFEMY, from the coding sequence ATGCAATTAGTATTTTCAGATGCGCAATATTGGGAAGATTTTCTTCCGCTTACTTTTACCCGTCCCGTTGCCGAAATGCGATGCGGAATTCTTACTTTCTCCGAAAGATGGCAGAAAATTCTAGAAAACACGGAAATTTCTTATTTCACGGAAAATTATTTACAGCAAAAATTTAAAAATCCTGAAGAAAAAGAAAGTCTTTTTTTAGTTACTAATTTTTTACCTACTGAAAATGTAATTCAACAAATTAAAGATCTGAAACAAGGTGAAGCTTTGGTTTATGAAGACGAGTTGGTCGCAGCAAAGATCAATATGAAAGATTTTTCGCTTCATCAGATCGAAAAAATGACTGATATTAAAGAAGAACTGATTTTCTTTAAAAAGCCAACAGACCTATTTACTTATAATCATCAGGCAATCGATTTTGATTTTGAATTGCTTACAAAAGATAGAACTTCTCAGGAACTTTCTTCAACCAACGGATTTTTGGGAGATAAAAAAGACCTGTTCATAGAAGAAGGAGCGCAAGTTGAGTTTTCAACGATCAATACAAAAACCGGAAAGATCTACATCGGCAAAAATGCTGAGGTGATGGAAGGATGTAACCTTCGCGGCCCTATTTCATTAGGTGAAGGATCTAAATTTCATTTGGGATCTAAAATTTACGGTGCAACAACTATTGGCCCTCAATGTAAAGTGGGTGGCGAAGTTAATAATATTATTATTTTTGGACACTCCAGCAAAGGACATGACGGTTTCATTGGAAATTCTGTGATTGGTGAATGGTGTAATTTCGGGGCAGATACGAATTCATCCAACCTTAAAAATAATTACGGACATGTAAAACTTTGGAACTACAGAACCAAAGCTTTTGAAGATACAGGATTACAGTTTGCGGGTTTAATTATGGGCGACCATTCTAAAACCGCGATCAATACTCAATTAAATACAGGAACCGTTGTAGGTGTTGCTTCTAATATTTTTAAAGAAGGCTTTCCTCCCAATCTTATCGAGAATTTTTCCTGGGGCGGATTTAAAGGCGATGAAAAATTTAAATTAGATAAAGCCTACGAAGTTGCAGAAAAAGCAATGGCAAGACGAAAAGTGGCTCTAACAGATGATGATAAGGCTATTTTGAAATATGTTTTTGAAATGTATTAA
- a CDS encoding DUF6705 family protein: protein MKNLLIIFSFIFIGCKAQQQIIPLETKGWPAEGSYRKDLNNDLNPYVGTWKGTFEGKTFIITFTKIKDYDTLGKYYKDRIKGRYKMLDASGNQLYSTYNLPEEKAKVSSLGFVNSTKAKLRFYFSDLCIGGQIVINFDNPQKTQMHYIYYTEQEMIVDDTGCAPYNEMPRGEFTLIKQ from the coding sequence ATGAAAAACTTATTAATTATATTTAGTTTTATATTCATTGGCTGTAAAGCTCAACAACAAATTATTCCATTAGAAACAAAAGGTTGGCCAGCAGAAGGAAGTTATCGAAAAGATTTAAATAATGATCTTAATCCTTATGTTGGAACTTGGAAAGGAACTTTTGAAGGAAAAACTTTTATCATTACATTTACTAAAATAAAAGATTATGACACTCTTGGGAAATATTATAAAGATAGAATTAAGGGTAGGTATAAAATGCTAGACGCAAGTGGAAATCAATTATACTCAACTTATAATTTGCCTGAAGAAAAAGCAAAAGTAAGTAGTTTAGGATTTGTAAACAGTACAAAAGCTAAATTGAGATTCTATTTTTCTGATCTATGTATAGGCGGACAAATAGTTATTAATTTTGACAATCCTCAGAAAACCCAAATGCATTATATTTATTACACTGAACAGGAAATGATAGTTGATGATACCGGTTGTGCCCCTTATAATGAAATGCCAAGGGGAGAGTTTACATTAATTAAGCAGTAA
- a CDS encoding helix-turn-helix domain-containing protein, protein MKILCAMTLGEKLKKARINKNFTQEYLAEVLSVSQKTYSNFENDKSKPDFSQVEEISKLLEVSVLDFLSSDGMSFNYENTHGGNNGFIYQNQLPEKLIEQYEQRLKDKDTEIAYLRKLIDKN, encoded by the coding sequence ATGAAAATACTTTGTGCTATGACTTTAGGTGAAAAGCTGAAAAAAGCGAGAATCAACAAAAACTTTACACAGGAATATCTTGCGGAAGTACTGAGTGTATCTCAGAAAACATATTCTAATTTTGAGAATGATAAAAGTAAGCCGGACTTTTCTCAAGTAGAAGAGATTTCAAAATTATTAGAAGTAAGTGTTTTAGATTTTTTGAGCAGTGACGGAATGTCTTTTAACTATGAAAATACACATGGTGGAAACAATGGCTTTATTTATCAAAATCAGCTGCCAGAAAAGCTAATAGAACAGTATGAACAAAGGCTAAAAGATAAAGATACCGAGATCGCTTATCTCCGAAAATTGATCGATAAAAATTAA
- a CDS encoding RNA polymerase sigma factor has translation MTQETFKDTVFILKNEMYRFAKRFVMSSDEAEDVVQDLMIKFWQKKEELAQFGNLKSYALKAVRNECLNRLKHHDVRQGFADLQLHRSELYSMEVNNLKEHIIGFINQLPEKQKMVIHLKDVEEYEVSEISEMLEMEENAVRVNLMRARQKVKEQISQLMNYEQRQISR, from the coding sequence ATGACCCAAGAAACTTTTAAGGATACGGTATTCATTCTCAAAAATGAGATGTATCGCTTTGCGAAAAGATTCGTCATGAGCAGTGATGAGGCAGAAGATGTGGTTCAGGATCTGATGATCAAGTTCTGGCAGAAAAAAGAGGAGCTGGCGCAGTTTGGAAATTTAAAATCCTATGCCTTGAAAGCCGTCCGGAACGAGTGTTTGAACAGACTCAAGCACCACGACGTAAGGCAGGGATTTGCAGATCTGCAATTGCATCGGTCGGAGCTTTACAGTATGGAAGTCAATAATTTAAAAGAACATATTATAGGTTTTATAAATCAGCTTCCAGAGAAACAGAAAATGGTGATCCATTTGAAAGATGTAGAAGAGTATGAAGTTTCTGAAATTTCTGAAATGCTGGAAATGGAAGAAAACGCGGTAAGAGTAAATCTTATGAGAGCAAGACAAAAAGTAAAAGAACAAATCTCACAACTGATGAATTATGAACAACGACAAATTTCAAGATAA
- a CDS encoding DUF4252 domain-containing protein, translating to MKKILIIFAFAFSHFYNVYGQGDKFDKLFEKYQEVEGVTSIKIAKPMFGMLSSLNIDDAQLDQIKPLLAKINGLKVLITENPEKANSPEGRKVQANLSQLSKDVSSYLKNLNYSEIMSVNNSGAKIKFLSSEAKDGILDDLLLSINSDSGENILVMLDGKLSMDDVNKIINSSETKSNTISHTRNTQTSDNNPSYLNGEARNVGEFSGINVSTGVNVVYKQESPTNIKVIADADKLQYVITKVENGILKVYIDNKGVKNLRFKNLSVNVSSPRMSEIKTSSGANFSTVNSVNENNLTIDASSGSTIKGKFNVSNTTNVEATSGSNIKADVNSKNFELKASSGSDTSFEGEVMAAVFDISSGALCKAENLRSDSVDAESTSGGSLSINVTTTLKVKASSGGLVKYKGNPKIDSNISKMSGGSLKPIN from the coding sequence ATGAAAAAAATATTGATAATATTCGCATTTGCTTTTTCCCATTTCTATAATGTTTATGGGCAAGGAGACAAATTTGATAAACTTTTTGAAAAATATCAGGAGGTAGAAGGTGTAACTTCTATCAAGATAGCAAAACCAATGTTTGGGATGCTCAGCAGTCTTAATATTGATGACGCTCAGCTGGATCAGATCAAGCCGTTATTGGCAAAGATCAACGGATTAAAAGTCCTGATCACAGAGAATCCGGAAAAAGCCAACAGTCCGGAAGGAAGAAAAGTTCAGGCTAACCTATCGCAATTAAGTAAAGACGTTTCTTCTTATCTTAAAAATTTGAATTACAGTGAAATAATGTCTGTAAATAACTCCGGAGCGAAAATAAAGTTCCTCTCTTCGGAAGCCAAAGACGGAATTTTGGATGATCTGTTATTAAGCATCAACAGCGACAGCGGAGAAAATATCCTTGTTATGCTGGACGGGAAACTTTCGATGGATGATGTTAATAAGATCATTAATTCCAGCGAGACAAAATCAAATACGATAAGTCACACGAGAAATACGCAGACTTCGGATAATAATCCATCTTATTTAAATGGTGAAGCGAGAAATGTAGGTGAATTTTCAGGAATTAATGTAAGCACAGGTGTAAATGTGGTTTACAAGCAGGAAAGCCCTACCAATATCAAGGTCATTGCTGATGCCGACAAGCTTCAATACGTAATTACAAAAGTTGAAAACGGTATTCTGAAAGTTTACATTGATAATAAAGGAGTGAAAAACTTAAGATTTAAAAATTTAAGTGTAAACGTTTCTTCTCCAAGAATGAGTGAAATTAAAACTTCTTCTGGTGCCAATTTCTCAACAGTGAATTCTGTGAATGAAAATAATCTTACGATCGATGCTTCTTCAGGTTCTACGATTAAAGGAAAATTCAATGTGTCTAATACAACGAATGTTGAAGCAACTTCAGGATCAAATATAAAAGCTGATGTTAATTCTAAAAATTTTGAATTGAAAGCTTCCAGCGGTTCCGATACCAGTTTTGAAGGAGAAGTTATGGCAGCAGTATTTGATATCAGCAGCGGTGCGCTTTGTAAAGCAGAGAATTTAAGGTCAGACAGTGTAGATGCAGAGTCTACATCAGGAGGAAGTCTTTCTATAAATGTTACAACCACATTGAAGGTAAAAGCATCTTCCGGAGGTCTTGTAAAATATAAAGGAAATCCTAAAATTGATTCAAATATCAGTAAAATGTCTGGCGGAAGCTTAAAACCGATTAACTAA
- a CDS encoding DUF4252 domain-containing protein: MKIFKNIFLIASTMFVLQSCIGGSRKPDMDFFSNTDYDFKGAKFESFNVPMFLAKPFIKKALREDGGDEELINLVKKVSKIKVLTVENGDQAMLKDYAKYLNNNNYEDWATIKHDGDNVNIRVKQTGETIKNMLITVNSDKELVFVDVKGSFTADDISKMINSATDK; this comes from the coding sequence ATGAAAATTTTTAAAAACATTTTTTTAATCGCCTCTACAATGTTTGTGTTGCAATCTTGTATAGGAGGTTCCCGCAAGCCTGATATGGATTTCTTCAGCAATACTGATTATGATTTTAAAGGAGCGAAGTTTGAGAGTTTTAATGTACCCATGTTTTTAGCTAAACCTTTTATCAAGAAAGCTTTAAGAGAAGATGGCGGAGATGAAGAATTGATCAATCTTGTAAAAAAAGTTTCTAAAATTAAAGTGTTGACCGTAGAAAATGGCGACCAAGCAATGCTGAAAGATTATGCTAAATATTTAAATAACAACAATTACGAAGACTGGGCAACCATAAAACACGACGGTGATAACGTAAACATCAGAGTAAAACAAACAGGAGAAACCATAAAAAACATGTTGATTACAGTAAACTCCGATAAGGAATTGGTTTTTGTAGACGTAAAAGGTAGTTTTACCGCAGATGATATTTCAAAAATGATTAATTCTGCAACAGATAAATAA
- the guaB gene encoding IMP dehydrogenase: MSIHNKIVEAAITFDDVLLVPSYSEVLPNQVSLKSRLTDKITLNVPIVSAAMDTVTEGDLAIALARVGGLGFIHKNMTIEEQAAQVNRVKRSENGMISDPVTLSKDHTLAEAKETMSRYKISGLPVVDANNVLIGIITNRDVKYQENLDMKVEEIMTKENLITSDKNTNLEKAKEILLKSRVEKLPIVDSENKLVGLITIKDIDNQLEYPNSNKDQKGRLIVGAGVGVGEDTMDRIAALVKAGVDIIGIDSAHGHSKGVLDKISQIREAYPDLDIVGGNIVTAEAAEDLIKAGANVLKVGVGPGSICTTRVVAGVGVPQLSAIYNVYEYAKSKNVAVIADGGIKLSGDIVKAIASGAGAVMLGSLLAGTDEAPGEEIIFQGRKFKSYQGMGSLSAMKRGGKERYFQSEAKKFVPEGIEGRVPHKGKIEDVIFQLTGGLRAGMGYCGAKDIEALQNDTKMVMITGSGLKESHPHDVIITQEAPNYSL, translated from the coding sequence ATGTCTATTCATAACAAAATTGTAGAGGCAGCCATCACTTTCGATGACGTTCTTCTAGTTCCTTCTTATTCAGAAGTTTTACCTAACCAGGTTTCATTAAAATCAAGACTTACCGATAAAATAACGCTGAATGTTCCGATAGTTTCTGCTGCAATGGACACAGTTACTGAAGGTGACCTCGCTATTGCTTTGGCAAGAGTCGGAGGTTTAGGTTTCATTCACAAAAACATGACGATCGAAGAACAGGCTGCGCAGGTTAACCGTGTAAAGCGTTCTGAAAACGGAATGATCTCGGATCCTGTTACCCTTTCAAAAGATCATACTTTAGCTGAGGCTAAAGAAACGATGAGCAGATATAAAATCTCTGGTTTACCGGTTGTAGATGCGAATAATGTATTGATCGGAATCATTACCAACAGAGATGTAAAATATCAGGAAAACCTTGATATGAAGGTCGAAGAGATCATGACGAAAGAAAATCTGATCACTTCTGATAAAAATACCAACTTAGAAAAAGCTAAAGAAATTCTTCTTAAAAGCCGTGTTGAAAAACTTCCAATCGTAGATTCTGAAAATAAATTGGTTGGTCTGATTACCATTAAAGATATCGACAATCAATTAGAATATCCAAATTCCAATAAAGATCAAAAAGGTCGCCTTATCGTAGGTGCCGGAGTTGGAGTTGGTGAAGATACAATGGATAGAATTGCAGCATTGGTAAAAGCTGGTGTTGATATTATTGGGATTGATTCTGCTCATGGGCATTCTAAAGGTGTTCTGGATAAGATTTCTCAAATCAGAGAAGCGTATCCGGATTTAGATATCGTAGGTGGAAATATCGTAACTGCTGAAGCTGCGGAAGATTTAATTAAAGCTGGTGCAAATGTTCTAAAAGTAGGTGTTGGTCCGGGTTCTATCTGTACAACGAGAGTTGTTGCAGGAGTTGGAGTTCCTCAATTATCTGCTATTTACAACGTTTACGAATATGCTAAATCTAAAAATGTTGCAGTAATTGCTGATGGAGGTATTAAACTTTCAGGAGATATCGTAAAAGCTATCGCAAGTGGAGCAGGAGCAGTGATGCTAGGTTCTCTTTTAGCTGGAACTGATGAAGCTCCGGGAGAAGAAATTATCTTCCAAGGTAGAAAATTCAAGTCTTACCAAGGTATGGGAAGTCTTTCTGCAATGAAGAGAGGTGGAAAAGAAAGATATTTCCAAAGTGAAGCTAAGAAATTCGTTCCGGAAGGAATTGAAGGTAGAGTACCACACAAAGGAAAAATTGAAGATGTAATTTTCCAATTAACAGGAGGCCTAAGAGCAGGTATGGGATATTGTGGAGCTAAAGATATTGAAGCTTTACAAAACGACACCAAAATGGTAATGATTACAGGAAGCGGATTGAAAGAATCTCACCCTCACGATGTTATCATCACTCAGGAAGCTCCAAATTATTCTTTATAA
- a CDS encoding GEVED domain-containing protein, with the protein MKRIFLYGALVLSVSLTAQQQRWCGFDQTIQEQDKANPGLRQTFDKIIQKIHTEKKNSSSSAFGKTVNGVYEIPVVVHLIYPSGAAVGSTYNKTDAQIQAWLDRANQMYAGTYAWPAAGVPADFGQAQVFPIKLVLAKRDPNCNATTGVVRYDGGGLAGYNASGMAYTTATGASRAAIKGLAPHWPEASYFNIYVISMFDADPTPNAGLMGFAAFPNNLDTNYESFMKSGVVTNAHDTTFAHEFGHAMGLYHTFDGGAFDAVPGDADFCPPTTGVCADDDDQVCDTESAGSGYTLWPVPTNSQLNPCTGVNYQGVQYNMMNYSNSVAQKFTAGQGDRINDLFMLIRSSLTTSKGATALPATPVVTGTPVAASCTPPGVTTPGSYLVGPTSVKLGQIDNSSAGYWAGAPSYYIDYTTQTCRANSYTELLVTQQQTIQVGFVNNDQSVRAWIDYNNNGTFEASELVATGDDVAVDANGQGLLSATFTAPASAVLNTPLRMRVIADAPNNPATMTACGQLAYGQAEDYTVKFVTTLGTADVKASDNDFVIYPNPSIAGDKIFIKAKNAKNLDVTISDMSGRLVATPSLTQESNGTFRVNHNLEKGVYMVQISNGKDTKTAKLIIK; encoded by the coding sequence ATGAAGAGAATTTTCCTTTATGGGGCGCTTGTGTTATCCGTTTCATTAACTGCACAACAACAAAGATGGTGTGGTTTTGATCAAACAATACAAGAACAGGACAAAGCTAATCCTGGATTAAGACAGACTTTTGATAAAATTATTCAAAAGATTCACACTGAAAAGAAGAATTCTTCTTCTTCAGCGTTTGGGAAGACGGTAAATGGAGTATATGAAATACCTGTGGTAGTTCATTTGATTTACCCGTCTGGTGCGGCAGTTGGAAGTACTTATAATAAAACTGATGCTCAGATTCAGGCATGGCTTGATCGTGCTAATCAGATGTATGCAGGAACATATGCGTGGCCGGCTGCTGGTGTACCGGCTGATTTTGGGCAAGCTCAAGTATTTCCTATCAAGTTGGTATTGGCAAAAAGAGATCCAAATTGTAATGCAACAACTGGTGTTGTAAGATATGACGGAGGAGGATTAGCTGGATATAATGCATCTGGTATGGCTTATACAACTGCTACTGGTGCAAGTAGAGCAGCAATCAAAGGATTGGCTCCACACTGGCCGGAAGCATCTTATTTTAATATTTATGTAATCAGTATGTTCGATGCTGATCCTACACCTAATGCAGGTTTAATGGGATTCGCAGCATTCCCGAACAACCTTGATACAAACTACGAATCGTTCATGAAATCAGGCGTTGTTACAAATGCTCATGACACTACTTTTGCACACGAATTTGGACATGCGATGGGATTATATCATACTTTTGATGGAGGAGCATTTGATGCTGTTCCGGGAGATGCAGATTTCTGTCCGCCAACTACAGGTGTTTGTGCGGATGATGATGATCAGGTTTGTGATACAGAAAGCGCAGGAAGCGGTTATACATTATGGCCGGTGCCCACAAACTCTCAGCTTAACCCTTGTACAGGTGTAAATTATCAAGGTGTACAATATAATATGATGAATTATTCTAACTCTGTTGCACAGAAATTTACTGCAGGGCAAGGAGATAGAATTAATGATTTATTCATGTTGATCAGAAGTAGTTTAACAACTTCTAAAGGAGCTACAGCTTTGCCTGCAACTCCGGTTGTTACTGGAACTCCGGTTGCAGCATCTTGTACGCCTCCGGGAGTTACTACTCCGGGAAGTTATTTGGTAGGACCAACATCTGTTAAACTTGGTCAGATTGATAATTCTTCAGCTGGTTATTGGGCTGGAGCACCGTCTTATTATATAGATTATACTACACAAACATGTAGAGCAAACAGCTATACAGAATTATTGGTTACTCAACAACAAACTATTCAGGTTGGATTTGTGAATAATGACCAGTCAGTTAGAGCTTGGATCGATTATAATAACAACGGAACATTTGAAGCATCAGAATTGGTTGCTACAGGTGATGATGTTGCTGTAGATGCTAATGGACAGGGATTATTGAGTGCTACATTTACTGCTCCTGCTTCAGCGGTATTAAATACTCCTTTAAGAATGAGAGTTATTGCTGATGCTCCGAACAACCCTGCTACTATGACTGCATGTGGACAATTGGCTTACGGACAGGCAGAAGATTATACTGTGAAATTTGTTACAACTTTAGGAACTGCTGATGTAAAAGCAAGTGACAATGATTTTGTAATTTATCCTAACCCAAGTATTGCTGGAGATAAAATATTTATTAAAGCTAAAAATGCTAAAAATCTTGACGTTACAATCTCCGATATGTCAGGTAGATTAGTAGCAACTCCATCTTTAACACAGGAAAGTAACGGAACTTTCAGAGTAAATCATAACCTTGAAAAAGGAGTCTATATGGTTCAGATCTCTAATGGAAAAGATACTAAAACTGCTAAATTGATTATTAAATAA
- a CDS encoding T9SS type A sorting domain-containing protein — MKALYLLCLAVGSSAFAQTITFKGCYNLFDDQVFTFTKTGVDTNGKGIYITTPIDGQPCGGLGTCEFKIQWNNTLTRWEFLADEGNGTFASPNLIYYNSTGNSAFINPPANTIGTWVENTTITAGQCGGSLTSANSTMTGDVHTSTLGTSDVTKTKIQIFPNPVSEIISVSGIEKAESINIYNMAGQLVVSEAFSKKINVSQLTSGVYLLRINTRDSQIHEFKFVKK, encoded by the coding sequence ATGAAAGCTTTATATTTATTATGTCTTGCAGTCGGAAGCTCAGCTTTTGCTCAGACAATAACGTTTAAGGGCTGTTATAATTTATTTGATGACCAGGTTTTCACATTTACTAAAACAGGAGTTGATACAAACGGTAAAGGTATCTACATCACAACACCCATTGATGGACAACCTTGCGGAGGTTTAGGAACTTGTGAATTTAAAATTCAATGGAACAACACTTTAACGAGATGGGAGTTTTTAGCAGATGAAGGAAACGGTACTTTCGCAAGTCCGAACCTTATTTATTATAACTCTACCGGAAACAGTGCATTTATAAATCCGCCAGCCAACACAATTGGTACATGGGTTGAAAACACAACAATCACCGCCGGACAATGTGGAGGAAGCCTTACATCGGCGAACTCTACAATGACAGGAGATGTTCACACCTCTACATTAGGTACATCAGACGTTACAAAAACTAAAATCCAGATTTTCCCTAATCCGGTATCAGAAATCATCAGTGTTTCAGGTATTGAGAAAGCAGAATCTATTAATATTTACAACATGGCTGGGCAACTGGTAGTATCAGAAGCATTCAGCAAAAAAATAAATGTATCACAATTAACTTCGGGAGTTTATTTACTAAGGATAAATACTAGAGATTCTCAAATTCATGAATTTAAGTTCGTGAAAAAATAA
- a CDS encoding phage tail protein encodes MKNFTLACALLISCAFTPTLKAQASEPFLGQIAFVPYNFVPKNWAACNGQLLPISQNQALFALLGTQYGGNGTTNFALPDMRGRMLVHEGQAPGGTTNYTMGQTGGAESVTLLVTQMPSHSHTVNAVTAEGNQNTPTNTLPADTKILDKEYSDATPNTTMKSTMINPVGGNQPHENRPPFLTLKCIISLQGVFPSQF; translated from the coding sequence ATGAAAAACTTTACATTAGCATGTGCGCTGCTTATCAGCTGTGCATTTACACCTACCTTAAAAGCTCAAGCATCAGAACCTTTTCTTGGGCAAATAGCTTTCGTACCTTATAATTTTGTTCCTAAAAACTGGGCAGCCTGTAACGGACAATTATTACCTATCTCACAAAATCAGGCACTTTTTGCTCTTTTAGGCACTCAATACGGAGGAAATGGAACGACTAACTTTGCATTACCTGACATGAGAGGAAGAATGCTTGTTCACGAAGGCCAAGCTCCCGGTGGCACTACCAATTATACTATGGGACAAACGGGCGGTGCGGAATCTGTTACTTTATTAGTAACGCAAATGCCTTCTCACTCACATACTGTGAATGCCGTTACGGCTGAAGGAAACCAAAATACTCCAACAAATACACTTCCTGCAGATACAAAAATATTGGATAAGGAATATTCTGACGCTACTCCAAATACAACGATGAAGTCTACTATGATCAATCCTGTAGGAGGAAATCAACCACACGAAAACAGACCACCATTCCTTACTTTGAAATGTATTATTTCTTTGCAAGGAGTTTTCCCATCACAATTTTAA
- a CDS encoding DUF4407 domain-containing protein produces the protein MKNNQQTINQANHKINWFQKFLMVCSGGNIHILRKTPSEWNKFAGIGGIVLFTAVFATLSAGYAMFTVFDNIWASIGFGILWGLMIFNLDRYIVSSIKKTGTWWNQILMAIPRLILATFLGIIISKPLELKIFEKEVNKQLNTIIQRNKKQLQGEMNGRILQQSGPFETEKKQISEKVVQYQKSYDSAAVELEKEILGKQSGLTSGKEGFGPNAKRKQELKEQRRQDLENYQKQISPRLEYLDKEISKVYTNLETERKSTETFEDKFNGFAARLQALDELGKNSAIIGLAATFIMGLFICLEISPVLVKLISAVGPYDHLLEKTENDFRLYSKEKIEKGNALTDFRIEDFKDNLHK, from the coding sequence ATGAAAAATAATCAACAAACTATAAATCAGGCGAATCATAAGATAAATTGGTTCCAGAAGTTTCTGATGGTTTGCTCCGGAGGAAACATCCATATTCTAAGAAAAACACCGAGCGAATGGAACAAGTTTGCGGGCATCGGAGGCATCGTTCTTTTCACTGCTGTTTTTGCTACACTTTCGGCAGGTTATGCAATGTTTACGGTATTTGATAATATTTGGGCATCCATCGGTTTCGGAATTTTGTGGGGACTGATGATTTTTAATCTTGACCGTTACATTGTTTCATCCATAAAAAAAACAGGAACATGGTGGAATCAGATCTTAATGGCAATTCCACGTCTAATTTTAGCAACTTTTCTGGGAATTATTATTTCTAAACCTTTAGAACTTAAAATTTTCGAAAAAGAAGTTAATAAACAATTGAATACCATTATTCAGAGAAATAAAAAGCAGCTTCAAGGCGAAATGAACGGAAGAATCCTTCAACAAAGCGGACCTTTTGAAACGGAAAAGAAACAAATCTCCGAAAAGGTTGTTCAATATCAAAAATCATATGATTCTGCTGCTGTAGAGCTTGAAAAAGAGATTTTAGGAAAACAATCAGGCCTAACGAGTGGAAAAGAAGGTTTCGGGCCGAATGCAAAACGTAAGCAAGAACTTAAAGAACAGCGTAGACAGGATCTGGAAAATTATCAGAAACAAATTTCTCCGCGACTGGAATATTTGGATAAAGAGATTTCAAAAGTTTATACCAATCTTGAAACAGAGCGAAAATCGACAGAAACTTTTGAAGACAAGTTCAACGGATTTGCTGCAAGACTTCAGGCTTTGGATGAATTAGGGAAAAATTCTGCCATTATTGGATTAGCAGCGACTTTCATTATGGGACTTTTCATTTGTCTTGAAATTTCTCCTGTACTTGTAAAACTGATTTCAGCCGTTGGCCCTTATGATCATCTTCTGGAAAAAACTGAAAATGATTTCCGATTGTACTCCAAGGAAAAAATTGAAAAAGGGAATGCACTCACCGATTTCAGGATAGAAGATTTTAAAGATAATTTACATAAATAA